Proteins encoded by one window of Aptenodytes patagonicus chromosome 9, bAptPat1.pri.cur, whole genome shotgun sequence:
- the LOC143164718 gene encoding syntaxin-1B-like yields MRDRLAELRRRAAAEGDPHEDALCFDNPAFGGDDASPVSRALQEAAELWQALDRLEQLSESIDRMQQTVLCCTSQESIAREKQGLGAARATFAREAMALQPKLGALPVAPEGGTGRAVPRVRQTQLWLLLRRYRAILARHYARESRYWQRLKEQIGRQAELAGIALEAKDLDRLAESPEAPRIVGRDLEDLKAKQHLAAAQACQRQLLDLEMQMAELHGLFLRLEGLLAEQPGAADSVEHYVLRTLDYVAQTGGEVKKAFKYQRPSRLSALLTAALSLCACCTCLPCLSGADR; encoded by the coding sequence ATGAGGGACCGGCTGGCGGAGCTGCGGCGGCGAGCCGCGGCCGAGGGGGACCCGCACGAGGATGCCCTGTGCTTCGACAACCCGGCGTTCGGCGGGGACGATGCCAGCCCCGTCAGCCGGGCGCTGCAGGAGGCGGCCGAGCTCTGGCAGGCGCTGGACCGGCTGGAGCAGCTCTCCGAGAGCATCGACAGGATGCAGCAGACGGTGCTGTGCTGCACCTCTCAAGAGAGCATCGCCCGGGAGAAGCAGGGGCTCGGCGCTGCCAGAGCCACCTTCGCCCGCGAGGCCATGGCCCTACAGCCCAAGCTGGGCGCCCTGCCGGTGGCGCCGGAGGGGGGGACGGGGCGAGCGGTCCCCCGCGTCCGCCAGacccagctgtggctgctgctgcggcggTACCGCGCCATCCTCGCCCGCCACTACGCCCGGGAGAGCCGCTACTGGCAGAGGCTGAAAGAGCAGATCGGGAGGCAGGCGGAGCTGGCGGGCATCGCCCTGGAGGCCAAGGACTTGGACCGGCTGGCCGAGAGCCCCGAGGCGCCCCGCATCGTGGGCCGGGACCTGGAGGATCTCAAGGCCAAGCAGCACCTGGCCGCGGCCCAGGCGTGCCAGCGGCAGCTCCTCGACCTGGAAATGCAGATGGCGGAGCTGCACGGGCTCTTCCTGCGGCTGGAGGGGCTGCTGGCCGAGCAGCCTGGGGCTGCCGACAGCGTGGAGCACTACGTCCTGCGCACCCTCGACTACGTCGCCCAGACCGGCGGCGAGGTGAAGAAAGCCTTCAAGTACCAGCGGCCGTCGCGGCTCTCGGCCCTGCTGACGGCTGCGCTCAGCCTCTGCGCCTGCTgcacctgcctgccctgcctcagTGGGGCCGACCGATGA